The following are from one region of the Mesotoga infera genome:
- a CDS encoding sugar ABC transporter substrate-binding protein encodes MRKITVLLALIFVLMAGILFGTDVAVLLPGTVEFFSVQRVGLDAAAQEFGLNLIYADAEWDAGKQLSQVENFIARGVDLVLLCAADNMALRTAVTRCDEAGIPLITFTNSIGTDPEGKYPGVISHIGRSEIGSGVVQAEFVEKLFGNAEIDIILIEGNPGTTAQRMREEGFLSVAERNPSWSIIEKRPIDGWTKEGTLAFMEAFLQSGRNVDVIACQWWSGAIAASMALKERGITDVVVLGLEYAKELVPYIEAGDVYASTYFSVIEEGYKAVEAAHLYLTGQEVPKFVEIQQVMVTKDNVADFEPEM; translated from the coding sequence ATGAGAAAGATTACTGTTCTACTGGCTTTGATCTTCGTTCTAATGGCAGGAATTCTCTTTGGGACGGACGTTGCAGTTTTGCTTCCCGGAACCGTTGAATTCTTCAGCGTCCAGAGAGTAGGGTTGGATGCGGCGGCTCAGGAGTTCGGACTGAACCTGATCTATGCGGACGCAGAATGGGATGCAGGCAAGCAACTGTCTCAGGTTGAGAACTTCATCGCAAGAGGTGTAGATCTCGTGCTGCTTTGCGCGGCGGATAACATGGCCCTTCGAACGGCCGTAACTCGCTGCGACGAAGCGGGAATTCCATTGATAACATTCACAAACAGCATCGGAACAGATCCTGAAGGCAAGTATCCGGGTGTCATCAGCCACATAGGTCGTTCCGAGATAGGATCAGGCGTTGTCCAGGCAGAGTTTGTCGAGAAGCTCTTTGGGAACGCCGAGATAGACATAATTCTTATTGAAGGCAATCCCGGTACAACTGCCCAGAGAATGAGAGAAGAGGGTTTTCTCTCCGTGGCAGAAAGAAATCCTTCATGGAGCATAATTGAGAAGCGCCCTATCGATGGCTGGACAAAGGAAGGAACACTTGCGTTCATGGAGGCTTTCCTCCAGAGTGGCAGAAATGTTGACGTCATTGCCTGCCAGTGGTGGTCGGGAGCCATAGCGGCATCGATGGCACTCAAGGAGAGAGGAATCACCGACGTAGTGGTTTTGGGCCTGGAGTATGCGAAAGAGCTCGTTCCTTACATTGAAGCCGGAGACGTTTATGCTTCCACGTATTTCTCGGTTATTGAAGAAGGCTACAAAGCTGTCGAGGCCGCCCATCTATACCTGACGGGCCAGGAAGTGCCGAAGTTCGTCGAGATCCAGCAGGTAATGGTCACAAAGGACAACGTGGCCGATTTCGAACCGGAAATGTAA